A single Tenacibaculum sp. 190524A02b DNA region contains:
- the dtd gene encoding D-aminoacyl-tRNA deacylase, whose protein sequence is MKAVIQRVSKASVTINNEKVANIKEGLLVLLGIVNEDTHEDITWLSKKIVNLRIFNDENNVMNTSILDSLGEIIVVSQFTLHASTKKGNRPSYIKAAKPDIAIPLYEKFITQIEKDLGKKVQTGQFGADMKVELLNNGPVTIIIDSKNKE, encoded by the coding sequence ATGAAAGCAGTAATACAAAGAGTAAGTAAGGCTAGTGTGACTATTAATAATGAAAAAGTTGCAAATATTAAAGAAGGACTTCTTGTTTTATTAGGGATTGTTAATGAAGACACTCATGAAGACATTACTTGGCTATCAAAAAAAATAGTTAATCTGAGAATTTTTAATGATGAAAATAATGTAATGAACACATCTATTTTAGATTCTTTAGGCGAAATAATAGTAGTAAGTCAATTCACGCTTCACGCTTCTACCAAAAAAGGAAATCGCCCAAGTTATATAAAAGCAGCAAAACCTGATATAGCCATTCCTTTATATGAAAAGTTTATTACTCAGATTGAAAAAGATTTGGGTAAAAAAGTCCAAACAGGGCAATTTGGTGCCGATATGAAAGTTGAATTACTAAATAACGGCCCAGTTACTATAATCATTGACTCTAAAAACAAAGAGTAA